The genomic region ATTAATCGTTTTCTGTATTTTCAGATCCGTTGCTGCAAAATGCATTACCCGTTTCTATATTACGAAGAGCAGTTAGGTCCGGTTCTTATAGGTTAATTATGATCTTCCCAAATTAACTGGAATACACTTCTGGATTAAATGAATATGAACAACGTTGCGTCTGTAGAGTGCTTGACCCTTGAATTCGGACGCTTCGAAACCGTTCATCGATGGCAACGAATGTTAGAATGCGACGAATTTGTTGGTGCCAGGTAACGTAGTTCGTTAAGTTTCAGTTCTTTCTTAATTTTTCTGAATTTTTTCTAGCACCATTTGCGCATAAAGCAATTTTGTTTATACAGCTTCTTTGTATCTGTTAACCGAAGAATGCAAATAAAAGATCAAATTGTTTATAACACAGCTATGCATAACTGTTCTGTTTCTGTCTCATTTCACCCTTTTCTTCCTTGCATCTGTTGCTCTCCCTCATTTGCTACATGTTTTATCATTCACTGTATTATACACAGGCGTAGCAAACACACTGTTGTAGCATACAAAGATGCAATCTATGTCTTCGGAGGTGATAACGGCGAGAAGATGTTAAATGATTTGTTGCGATTTGATGTGAAAGAAAAGTCCTGGGGTCGTGCACTGGCTGCCGGAGCCCGTCCAGCACCACGCTATCATCACTCAGCAGTAGTACATGATTCTTCTATGTTTGTATTTGGTGGCTACACCGGGGACATACATTCCAATTCGAATCTCACCAACAAGAATGACTTGTTCGAATATAGATTTCAAACTTGCCAGTGGATAGAATGGAAATTTATTGGAAAGTATGTTCTATTTATACCAGTTTATCTATACTTCCGTGTCTCAAGGCACTTCATAGTTTTATAACTCGTGAAATTTAACCTAGACATAAATCTTAAAATTCCTTGCAGGACACCAGTAGCTAGATCTGCTCATGGAGCAGCTATACATGACAATAAATTGTGGATATTTGCTGGCTATGATGGCAATGCAAGATTAAACGATATGTGGACCATATCATTATTGGTAAGTCACCGAGTGGTTTCCAGGCCAAAGCATCGGCTACTAATCTGAACTACTTTTAGCCTGGTGAACCAAGAGTATGGGAGGAAGTTGTTCAATCAGGGGATTGTCCTCCCACTTGTTGCAACTTCCCGGTTGCGGTAGCTCGCGAGTCAATGTTTGTTTTCAGTGGCCAGAGTGGAGCCAAGATCACCAACAGTCTCTTCCAGTTCCATTTTCGAGAAAGGCGGTAAGACCGCTTCATTCTTTATCCTTGGAACGCATTTTACGAAGTATACTTCATCAGGTGGACTCGGATTTCAACGGAGCATATCCTGCGGGGTGCTCCACCCCCGCCAGCTCGAAGGTATGGTCATACCATGGTCAGCTTTGACCGGCATCTCTATGTTTTTGGTGGGGCAGCTGATTCTACGTTGCCGAACGATCTCCATTGCTACGATCTTGATACCCAAACTTGGAACATCATCCTTCCATCCTCTGACAGTCAAATTCCATCCGGTCGATTGTTCCATGCGGCTGCAGTGATAGGGGAGGCTATGTTCATATTCGGAGGGACAGTTGATAACAATGTCCGGTCCGGCGAGACCTACAGGTTCCAATTTTCTTCCTACCCAAAGTGCACTCTACACGATGATTTCGGAAGATTGCTAAGGGGTCGTCTCTTTTGCGACGTTGAGTTCATTGTTGGGGATACGGAGACAAAAATACCGGCTCACATAGCCATGGTAGCGGCGAGGTCCCAGTTTCTTAGGACCCGCATCAGACAAGCGCGAGAAAAACGGGAGAAACTGGAGAAGGAGATCAAGGACACCGATATGTTAGAGGTGAGCAATCTAAACTAACTGGTATTAATTACTAGTCGCCCTGCCTCATGCAGTTTCATAGCAGGTGAGGCTGGGGGATGCAGTGCCGGAGGCCTTTGAAATGGTCCTCAATTACATCTACACGGATCGCATCGACCCGACCAGGGGCGAAGATGGGTCCAACAATGGCGACGAGGATCCTCTGAGCAACCGAATTGTGCTCCTTATGATGGACGTCTATCGTTTGGCCGTCCAGTTTAAAATGGAACGCCTTGAGCAATTGTGTGTTTACTATCTCAAGGCAACCATAAGTCATGCAAATGTTCTGGAAGCATTGCACAATGCTGCCCACTTGAAGTTGTACTTCATCAAGGAGTTTTGCTTAAGTTTTGTAGTTAAAGAAAGCAACTACAACCAAATTATAATGAGCCGAGAGTTTGAGACAATGGATCAGCCACTGATGGTGGAGATCATCAGGAGAAGGCA from Megalopta genalis isolate 19385.01 chromosome 3, iyMegGena1_principal, whole genome shotgun sequence harbors:
- the Lztr1 gene encoding leucine zipper like transcription regulator 1 isoform X1, which produces MNMNNVASVECLTLEFGRFETVHRWQRMLECDEFVGARRSKHTVVAYKDAIYVFGGDNGEKMLNDLLRFDVKEKSWGRALAAGARPAPRYHHSAVVHDSSMFVFGGYTGDIHSNSNLTNKNDLFEYRFQTCQWIEWKFIGKTPVARSAHGAAIHDNKLWIFAGYDGNARLNDMWTISLLPGEPRVWEEVVQSGDCPPTCCNFPVAVARESMFVFSGQSGAKITNSLFQFHFRERRWTRISTEHILRGAPPPPARRYGHTMVSFDRHLYVFGGAADSTLPNDLHCYDLDTQTWNIILPSSDSQIPSGRLFHAAAVIGEAMFIFGGTVDNNVRSGETYRFQFSSYPKCTLHDDFGRLLRGRLFCDVEFIVGDTETKIPAHIAMVAARSQFLRTRIRQAREKREKLEKEIKDTDMLEQVRLGDAVPEAFEMVLNYIYTDRIDPTRGEDGSNNGDEDPLSNRIVLLMMDVYRLAVQFKMERLEQLCVYYLKATISHANVLEALHNAAHLKLYFIKEFCLSFVVKESNYNQIIMSREFETMDQPLMVEIIRRRQMPQTRNFCEQYDLGTGTTLEQDMEAFLKSVGSEFCDVTLMLNGTSIPAHKAILAARCNYFEGLFRSFMPENKMVNMQIGKMIPSSESFNSLLRYIYYADVSMPPEDSVYLFTAQIFYGFTNNRLQAFCKQNLEMNISFENVIQILEAADRMQAIDVKKYVLDLIVHHFTEVARLPELRQLSKELLLDIIEALADERCEIRTCLDMVNEC
- the Lztr1 gene encoding leucine zipper like transcription regulator 1 isoform X2; the protein is MNMNNVASVECLTLEFGRFETVHRWQRMLECDEFVGARRSKHTVVAYKDAIYVFGGDNGEKMLNDLLRFDVKEKSWGRALAAGARPAPRYHHSAVVHDSSMFVFGGYTGDIHSNSNLTNKNDLFEYRFQTCQWIEWKFIGKTPVARSAHGAAIHDNKLWIFAGYDGNARLNDMWTISLLPGEPRVWEEVVQSGDCPPTCCNFPVAVARESMFVFSGQSGAKITNSLFQFHFRERRWTRISTEHILRGAPPPPARRYGHTMVSFDRHLYVFGGAADSTLPNDLHCYDLDTQTWNIILPSSDSQIPSGRLFHAAAVIGEAMFIFGGTVDNNVRSGETYRFQFSSYPKCTLHDDFGRLLRGRLFCDVEFIVGDTETKIPAHIAMVAARSQFLRTRIRQAREKREKLEKEIKDTDMLEVRLGDAVPEAFEMVLNYIYTDRIDPTRGEDGSNNGDEDPLSNRIVLLMMDVYRLAVQFKMERLEQLCVYYLKATISHANVLEALHNAAHLKLYFIKEFCLSFVVKESNYNQIIMSREFETMDQPLMVEIIRRRQMPQTRNFCEQYDLGTGTTLEQDMEAFLKSVGSEFCDVTLMLNGTSIPAHKAILAARCNYFEGLFRSFMPENKMVNMQIGKMIPSSESFNSLLRYIYYADVSMPPEDSVYLFTAQIFYGFTNNRLQAFCKQNLEMNISFENVIQILEAADRMQAIDVKKYVLDLIVHHFTEVARLPELRQLSKELLLDIIEALADERCEIRTCLDMVNEC
- the Lztr1 gene encoding leucine zipper like transcription regulator 1 isoform X3 translates to MFVFGGYTGDIHSNSNLTNKNDLFEYRFQTCQWIEWKFIGKTPVARSAHGAAIHDNKLWIFAGYDGNARLNDMWTISLLPGEPRVWEEVVQSGDCPPTCCNFPVAVARESMFVFSGQSGAKITNSLFQFHFRERRWTRISTEHILRGAPPPPARRYGHTMVSFDRHLYVFGGAADSTLPNDLHCYDLDTQTWNIILPSSDSQIPSGRLFHAAAVIGEAMFIFGGTVDNNVRSGETYRFQFSSYPKCTLHDDFGRLLRGRLFCDVEFIVGDTETKIPAHIAMVAARSQFLRTRIRQAREKREKLEKEIKDTDMLEQVRLGDAVPEAFEMVLNYIYTDRIDPTRGEDGSNNGDEDPLSNRIVLLMMDVYRLAVQFKMERLEQLCVYYLKATISHANVLEALHNAAHLKLYFIKEFCLSFVVKESNYNQIIMSREFETMDQPLMVEIIRRRQMPQTRNFCEQYDLGTGTTLEQDMEAFLKSVGSEFCDVTLMLNGTSIPAHKAILAARCNYFEGLFRSFMPENKMVNMQIGKMIPSSESFNSLLRYIYYADVSMPPEDSVYLFTAQIFYGFTNNRLQAFCKQNLEMNISFENVIQILEAADRMQAIDVKKYVLDLIVHHFTEVARLPELRQLSKELLLDIIEALADERCEIRTCLDMVNEC
- the Lztr1 gene encoding leucine zipper like transcription regulator 1 isoform X4 — translated: MNMNNVASVECLTLEFGRFETVHRWQRMLECDEFVGARTPVARSAHGAAIHDNKLWIFAGYDGNARLNDMWTISLLPGEPRVWEEVVQSGDCPPTCCNFPVAVARESMFVFSGQSGAKITNSLFQFHFRERRWTRISTEHILRGAPPPPARRYGHTMVSFDRHLYVFGGAADSTLPNDLHCYDLDTQTWNIILPSSDSQIPSGRLFHAAAVIGEAMFIFGGTVDNNVRSGETYRFQFSSYPKCTLHDDFGRLLRGRLFCDVEFIVGDTETKIPAHIAMVAARSQFLRTRIRQAREKREKLEKEIKDTDMLEQVRLGDAVPEAFEMVLNYIYTDRIDPTRGEDGSNNGDEDPLSNRIVLLMMDVYRLAVQFKMERLEQLCVYYLKATISHANVLEALHNAAHLKLYFIKEFCLSFVVKESNYNQIIMSREFETMDQPLMVEIIRRRQMPQTRNFCEQYDLGTGTTLEQDMEAFLKSVGSEFCDVTLMLNGTSIPAHKAILAARCNYFEGLFRSFMPENKMVNMQIGKMIPSSESFNSLLRYIYYADVSMPPEDSVYLFTAQIFYGFTNNRLQAFCKQNLEMNISFENVIQILEAADRMQAIDVKKYVLDLIVHHFTEVARLPELRQLSKELLLDIIEALADERCEIRTCLDMVNEC